One genomic region from Gossypium hirsutum isolate 1008001.06 chromosome D13, Gossypium_hirsutum_v2.1, whole genome shotgun sequence encodes:
- the LOC121225185 gene encoding kinesin-like protein KIN-7B isoform X2, protein MVGTPATPLCKVQRTPAMTPGGGPKVREEKILVTVRMRPLNQREQAMYDLIAWDCVDDHTIVFKNPNHERPANQYSFDRVFDPSSSTRKVYEDGAKDVALSALTGINATIFAYGQTSSGKTFTMRGITENAVKDIYEHIKNTQEREFVLKLSAMEIYNETVVDLLNRDSGCLRLLDDPEKGTIVEKLVEEVVKDSQHLKHLIGICEAQRQVGETALNDKSSRSHQIIRLTIESSLRENAECVKSFLASLNLVDLAGSERVSQTNADGVRLKEGSHINRSLLTLTTVIRKLSGGKKSGHIPYRDSKLTRILQNSLGGNARTAIICTISPALSHVEQTRNTLTFATSAKEVINNAHVNMIISDKRLVKHLQKEVARLEAKLRTPEPTSASCLQSLLMEKELKIQEMEREMEELKRQRDIAHSQLEQERKARKVQKGLNQRGPSSKGVRCLFFDSEPVPGSPDARPRKTVIRYSTLRQSTTSTDPSMLVHEIRKLEQRQRQLGEEANRALEVLHKEVSSHRLGNKETAEAIAKMLFEIKDMQAISSIPEDVMIGNGANLKEEITRLNSQGCTIESLEKKLENVQKSIDILVSSISNGEETPEFKTQMKKKKILPFTLKNSTNMQNIIRAPCSPLSSSHKIMEQDIENKAPEDNENVSSRSHKSPGSFKTPPSKADARQVSSREGTPSTKQTNSVDVKKMQRMFKNAAEENIRSIRAYVTELKERVAKLQYQKQLLVCQVLELEEAKESETDDAESDLQSPMPWHMVFEDQRKQIVMLWHLCHVSIIHRTQFYLLFRGDPADQIYMEVELRRLTWLEQQFAELGNASPALLGDEPAGLVASSIKALKQEREYLAKRVSSKLTVEERELLYLKWDVPAVGKQRRLQLVNKLWTDPLNMQHVQESAELVAKLVGFCESGEHLSKEMFELNFVNPSDKKSWMGWNLISNLLHL, encoded by the exons ATGGTTGGGACACCAGCCACGCCGTTGTGTAAGGTACAAAGGACTCCAGCGATGACTCCCGGAGGAGGACCTAAGGTTCGGGAGGAGAAGATTCTGGTGACGGTTCGGATGCGACCGTTGAATCAGAGAGAACAAGCAATGTATGATCTTATTGCTTGGGATTGTGTGGATGACCATACCATCGTTTTCAAGAATCCTAATCATGAACGTCCCGCTAATCAGTACAGCTTTG ATAGAGTATTTGATCCATCGAGCTCTACTCGAAAGGTTTACGAAGATGGGGCTAAGGATGTTGCCTTATCTGCTCTTACAGGAATTAATG CAACAATCTTTGCATATGGGCAGACAAGTAGTGGGAAGACATTCACAATGAGAGGAATTACTGAAAATGCTGTGAAGGATATCTATGAACACATAAAAAAT ACTCAGGAGAGAGAATTTGTTTTGAAACTTTCTGCAATGGAGATTTACAATGAGACAGTTGTAGACCTTTTGAATCGTGATTCTGGTTGCTTAAGACTTTTGGATGATCCTGAG AAAGGTACCATTGTGGAAAAACTTGTTGAAGAAGTGGTCAAGGACAGCCAGCATTTGAAGCACTTAATTGGCATTTGTGaag CACAACGGCAGGTGGGAGAAACAGCTTTGAACGATAAAAGCTCAAGGTCTCATCAGATTATCAGGCTG ACAATTGAAAGTAGTCTTCGGGAAAATGCAGAATGTGTGAAGTCTTTCTTAGCAAGTTTG AATCTTGTAGACCTCGCAGGGAGTGAACGTGTCTCTCAGACAAATGCTGATGGTGTAAGATTAAAGGAAGGTAGTCATATTAATCGCAGCTTGTTGACACTCACAACAGTGATTAGAAAGCTAAG TGGTGGAAAAAAAAGTGGTCACATACCATATAGAGATTCAAAACTTACACGAATACTGCAGAACTCACTTGGGGGGAACGCTCGAACAGCTATCATATGTACGATAAGTCCAGCTTTAAGTCATGTGGAGCAAACTAGGAATACTCTCACTTTCGCAACTAGTGCAAAGGAAGTAATCAACAATGCTCATGTAAACATG ATTATTTCAGACAAAAGATTAGTAAAGCATTTGCAGAAAGAAGTGGCAAGACTTGAAGCTAAACTACGAACTCCGGAGCCTACTTCTGCCTCATGCTTACAATCTTTATTGATGGAAAAGGAGTTGAAAATCCAAGAG ATGGAGAGGGAAATGGAAGAGTTAAAGCGCCAGAGAGACATTGCACATTCCCAGCTAGAACAAGAAAGAAAAGCACGCAAGGTACAAAAG GGATTGAATCAACGTGGACCTTCTAGCAAAGGAGTTAGATGTCTCTTTTTTGATAGTGAACCGGTTCCAGGCTCTCCGGATGCTCGGCCTAGGAAAACAGTTATAAGATATTCGACACTAAGGCAGTCAACCACATCGACAGATCCATCCATGCTTGTGCATGAAATTCGGAAGCTCGAGCAGCGACAGAGACAGCTTGGTGAGGAAGCAAATCGGGCACTTGAAGTACTACATAAAGAAGTTTCTTCCCATAGATTAGGGAATAAAGAAACTGCTGAAGCAATAGCAAAGATGCTGTTCGAAATCAAGGATATGCAGGCAATTAGTTCTATTCCTGAAGATGTTATGATAGGGAATGGGGCTAACTTGAAAGAAGAGATTACTCGGTTAAACTCTCAAGGGTGCACTATTGAATCATTAGAGAAGAAGCTTGAGAATGTTCAGAAATCTATAGACATTCTGGTTTCATCTATTTCGAATGGTGAAGAGACGCCGGAGTTTAAGACccagatgaagaaaaagaaaattcttcCTTTCACGTTGAAGAACAGCACGAACATGCAAAATATAATAAGGGCTCCATGCTCGCCATTATCTTCTTCTCATAAGATAATGGAACAAGATATTGAGAACAAGGCCCCTGAGGATAATGAAAATGTCTCCTCTCGCAGCCATAAATCGCCTGGCTCGTTTAAAACTCCTCCTTCAAAGGCTGATGCTAGACAGGTCTCATCTAGAGAGGGAACTCCGTCTACGAAGCAAACCAATTCAGTTGATGTTAAGAAAATGCAGAGGATGTTCAAGAATGCAGCTGAGGAGAACATACGCAGCATCAGAGCTTACGTCACTGAGTTGAAAGAACGAGTTGCAAAGCTACAATATCAGAAGCAGCTTCTGGTTTGCCAG GTGTTGGAGCTGGAAGAAGCAAAGGAGTCTGAAACAGATGATGCAGAAAGTGATCTTCAATCTCCGATGCCATGGCACATGGTGTTCGAGGATCAAAGGAAGCAGATTGTCATGTTATGGCACTTGTGCCATGTTTCAATTATACATCGAACACAGTTTTATTTGCTGTTCAGGGGAGACCCAGCTGATCAGATATATATGGAAGTTGAGCTTAGAAGGTTGACATGGTTGGAACAGCAGTTTGCAGAGCTTGGCAATGCTAGCCCAGCTCTTTTAGGCGATGAACCTGCAGGTTTAGTTGCATCAAG TATCAAAGCACTGAAGCAAGAAAGAGAGTATCTAGCAAAGAGGGTGAGCTCAAAACTGACAGTAGAAGAAAGGGAATTGCTGTATTTGAAATGGGATGTTCCAGCAGTAGGCAAACAAAGGAGACTGCAATTGGTTAACAAATTATGGACTGACCCATTGAACATGCAACATGTGCAAGAGAGTGCCGAGTTGGTGGCCAAGCTGGTTGGGTTTTGTGAGTCAGGTGAACATCTTAGCAAAGAGATGTTTGAACTCAACTTCGTTAACCCTTCTGATAAAAAGTCATGGATGGGTTGgaatttgatttcaaatctcctgcatttgtaa
- the LOC121225185 gene encoding kinesin-like protein KIN-7B isoform X1 gives MVGTPATPLCKVQRTPAMTPGGGPKVREEKILVTVRMRPLNQREQAMYDLIAWDCVDDHTIVFKNPNHERPANQYSFDRVFDPSSSTRKVYEDGAKDVALSALTGINATIFAYGQTSSGKTFTMRGITENAVKDIYEHIKNTQEREFVLKLSAMEIYNETVVDLLNRDSGCLRLLDDPEKGTIVEKLVEEVVKDSQHLKHLIGICEAQRQVGETALNDKSSRSHQIIRLTIESSLRENAECVKSFLASLNLVDLAGSERVSQTNADGVRLKEGSHINRSLLTLTTVIRKLSSGGKKSGHIPYRDSKLTRILQNSLGGNARTAIICTISPALSHVEQTRNTLTFATSAKEVINNAHVNMIISDKRLVKHLQKEVARLEAKLRTPEPTSASCLQSLLMEKELKIQEMEREMEELKRQRDIAHSQLEQERKARKVQKGLNQRGPSSKGVRCLFFDSEPVPGSPDARPRKTVIRYSTLRQSTTSTDPSMLVHEIRKLEQRQRQLGEEANRALEVLHKEVSSHRLGNKETAEAIAKMLFEIKDMQAISSIPEDVMIGNGANLKEEITRLNSQGCTIESLEKKLENVQKSIDILVSSISNGEETPEFKTQMKKKKILPFTLKNSTNMQNIIRAPCSPLSSSHKIMEQDIENKAPEDNENVSSRSHKSPGSFKTPPSKADARQVSSREGTPSTKQTNSVDVKKMQRMFKNAAEENIRSIRAYVTELKERVAKLQYQKQLLVCQVLELEEAKESETDDAESDLQSPMPWHMVFEDQRKQIVMLWHLCHVSIIHRTQFYLLFRGDPADQIYMEVELRRLTWLEQQFAELGNASPALLGDEPAGLVASSIKALKQEREYLAKRVSSKLTVEERELLYLKWDVPAVGKQRRLQLVNKLWTDPLNMQHVQESAELVAKLVGFCESGEHLSKEMFELNFVNPSDKKSWMGWNLISNLLHL, from the exons ATGGTTGGGACACCAGCCACGCCGTTGTGTAAGGTACAAAGGACTCCAGCGATGACTCCCGGAGGAGGACCTAAGGTTCGGGAGGAGAAGATTCTGGTGACGGTTCGGATGCGACCGTTGAATCAGAGAGAACAAGCAATGTATGATCTTATTGCTTGGGATTGTGTGGATGACCATACCATCGTTTTCAAGAATCCTAATCATGAACGTCCCGCTAATCAGTACAGCTTTG ATAGAGTATTTGATCCATCGAGCTCTACTCGAAAGGTTTACGAAGATGGGGCTAAGGATGTTGCCTTATCTGCTCTTACAGGAATTAATG CAACAATCTTTGCATATGGGCAGACAAGTAGTGGGAAGACATTCACAATGAGAGGAATTACTGAAAATGCTGTGAAGGATATCTATGAACACATAAAAAAT ACTCAGGAGAGAGAATTTGTTTTGAAACTTTCTGCAATGGAGATTTACAATGAGACAGTTGTAGACCTTTTGAATCGTGATTCTGGTTGCTTAAGACTTTTGGATGATCCTGAG AAAGGTACCATTGTGGAAAAACTTGTTGAAGAAGTGGTCAAGGACAGCCAGCATTTGAAGCACTTAATTGGCATTTGTGaag CACAACGGCAGGTGGGAGAAACAGCTTTGAACGATAAAAGCTCAAGGTCTCATCAGATTATCAGGCTG ACAATTGAAAGTAGTCTTCGGGAAAATGCAGAATGTGTGAAGTCTTTCTTAGCAAGTTTG AATCTTGTAGACCTCGCAGGGAGTGAACGTGTCTCTCAGACAAATGCTGATGGTGTAAGATTAAAGGAAGGTAGTCATATTAATCGCAGCTTGTTGACACTCACAACAGTGATTAGAAAGCTAAG CAGTGGTGGAAAAAAAAGTGGTCACATACCATATAGAGATTCAAAACTTACACGAATACTGCAGAACTCACTTGGGGGGAACGCTCGAACAGCTATCATATGTACGATAAGTCCAGCTTTAAGTCATGTGGAGCAAACTAGGAATACTCTCACTTTCGCAACTAGTGCAAAGGAAGTAATCAACAATGCTCATGTAAACATG ATTATTTCAGACAAAAGATTAGTAAAGCATTTGCAGAAAGAAGTGGCAAGACTTGAAGCTAAACTACGAACTCCGGAGCCTACTTCTGCCTCATGCTTACAATCTTTATTGATGGAAAAGGAGTTGAAAATCCAAGAG ATGGAGAGGGAAATGGAAGAGTTAAAGCGCCAGAGAGACATTGCACATTCCCAGCTAGAACAAGAAAGAAAAGCACGCAAGGTACAAAAG GGATTGAATCAACGTGGACCTTCTAGCAAAGGAGTTAGATGTCTCTTTTTTGATAGTGAACCGGTTCCAGGCTCTCCGGATGCTCGGCCTAGGAAAACAGTTATAAGATATTCGACACTAAGGCAGTCAACCACATCGACAGATCCATCCATGCTTGTGCATGAAATTCGGAAGCTCGAGCAGCGACAGAGACAGCTTGGTGAGGAAGCAAATCGGGCACTTGAAGTACTACATAAAGAAGTTTCTTCCCATAGATTAGGGAATAAAGAAACTGCTGAAGCAATAGCAAAGATGCTGTTCGAAATCAAGGATATGCAGGCAATTAGTTCTATTCCTGAAGATGTTATGATAGGGAATGGGGCTAACTTGAAAGAAGAGATTACTCGGTTAAACTCTCAAGGGTGCACTATTGAATCATTAGAGAAGAAGCTTGAGAATGTTCAGAAATCTATAGACATTCTGGTTTCATCTATTTCGAATGGTGAAGAGACGCCGGAGTTTAAGACccagatgaagaaaaagaaaattcttcCTTTCACGTTGAAGAACAGCACGAACATGCAAAATATAATAAGGGCTCCATGCTCGCCATTATCTTCTTCTCATAAGATAATGGAACAAGATATTGAGAACAAGGCCCCTGAGGATAATGAAAATGTCTCCTCTCGCAGCCATAAATCGCCTGGCTCGTTTAAAACTCCTCCTTCAAAGGCTGATGCTAGACAGGTCTCATCTAGAGAGGGAACTCCGTCTACGAAGCAAACCAATTCAGTTGATGTTAAGAAAATGCAGAGGATGTTCAAGAATGCAGCTGAGGAGAACATACGCAGCATCAGAGCTTACGTCACTGAGTTGAAAGAACGAGTTGCAAAGCTACAATATCAGAAGCAGCTTCTGGTTTGCCAG GTGTTGGAGCTGGAAGAAGCAAAGGAGTCTGAAACAGATGATGCAGAAAGTGATCTTCAATCTCCGATGCCATGGCACATGGTGTTCGAGGATCAAAGGAAGCAGATTGTCATGTTATGGCACTTGTGCCATGTTTCAATTATACATCGAACACAGTTTTATTTGCTGTTCAGGGGAGACCCAGCTGATCAGATATATATGGAAGTTGAGCTTAGAAGGTTGACATGGTTGGAACAGCAGTTTGCAGAGCTTGGCAATGCTAGCCCAGCTCTTTTAGGCGATGAACCTGCAGGTTTAGTTGCATCAAG TATCAAAGCACTGAAGCAAGAAAGAGAGTATCTAGCAAAGAGGGTGAGCTCAAAACTGACAGTAGAAGAAAGGGAATTGCTGTATTTGAAATGGGATGTTCCAGCAGTAGGCAAACAAAGGAGACTGCAATTGGTTAACAAATTATGGACTGACCCATTGAACATGCAACATGTGCAAGAGAGTGCCGAGTTGGTGGCCAAGCTGGTTGGGTTTTGTGAGTCAGGTGAACATCTTAGCAAAGAGATGTTTGAACTCAACTTCGTTAACCCTTCTGATAAAAAGTCATGGATGGGTTGgaatttgatttcaaatctcctgcatttgtaa